A stretch of DNA from Catenulispora acidiphila DSM 44928:
CGCCGACCGACCTGGCCCTGCTCCGCACCGACGGCCCGATACTCCAGCAGGCGCTGACGAAGCTCACAGCGCTGGGCACCGTCCCGGCAGCCGACCTGACGTTCCTGAACACCTACGGCCGCGGCCTGAAGGACCCCGCGGTGACGTCGGCGCTGACCCACCTGCAGAAGGAAGCACCGCTGGTGCAGAAGGCCGCCAAGGACAGTCCGTCGCAATGGCAGCGCTGGTGGTGGATCTGCTTCGTCGGCCAGCTGCTCTTCCTGCCGTCCATCTGGCTGCTCACCGGACGCTGGGCCCCGTCCAAGGCCCGCGCCGACGCCGCCGCGCACAACAGCGCGGTCGCTCGTGAACTCGCCGCCCTGGCGACGGAGCGGACAGGCGGGCAGCAGGCGCGCTGACCCAGCTCAACGGTCGACCTCCCCGGTGGACCGTCGCGCCTCTTCCGGAACAGCCCTTGAACTGCGGCAGACGCAGAGCGAGGGCTGTTCCGCGTACAGGGCAAACAGGAGTGCCAGACTCCGCACAGTCGTGACGAGCTTGTACACTCCCATGCCATTGTCTGCCATGTAATGGGCAGGGCGGGGCAGAGCGAAAAACGGGGAGCTTACCAATGGCGCGTCCGACGGGGTGGGATGTTCTGGGGTTGGATGGGGATCCGACTCCCGGCGTGGTGGAATCGGTGCAGGCGCTGGCGAAAGCCTTCGGGGACTTTGCCCACGATGCGGAAGCGGCGTATCACAGCCTGAACTCGTTCGGGTCGGATGCTACGGCGTTGCAGTGGGTGGGTCAGACTGCTGATGCGTTCAAGGGCCAGTTCGGTCCGTTGCCGGGGCGGCTGCAGAAGCTGTACACGTCCTACAGCGAAGCCTCCGATGCGCTGTCGGCGTATGCGCCGCAGCTTCAGGCGGCGCAAACCAAAGCCGACACCGCGCTGCGTCAGGCACAAGACGCCAACTCGAATCTGCAACGCGCCACCAGCAACGCCAACAACGCTGCCACTGATTTGAAGACGGCACAGCAGAGCCATGCCACAACGCCGAACCCGCAGGCTGTTACGGATGCCCAGACCGCGCACGACACCGCGCAGACCAACCTGAACAACGCCAAAGCCCACATGGCCGCGTTGGCCAAGCAAGCCAACGACGCCTACAACGACCGCATCAACGCGGCGAAGACCTGTGGCAGTGCCCTGCATCACGCCCAATCCGACGGCATCCACAACAAACACTGGTGGGAACACGTCGGCGAGGTCCTGTCCGAAGTCGGCGGCGAAATCGCCGACATCGCCAACGAACTCGCCCCCTTCCTCGACATCCTGGCGCTGGCCACCTCCTGGATCCCCGGCGTCGACGTCGTCACCGCCGCCCTCGCCGAAGCCGACAACATCATCGCCATCGCCGGCACTGCCATGAAGATCACCGGCGACGCGATGCAGGGCCACTGGGGCGACGCGCTCATGGGCGCCGGGATGCTCGGCCTACAGTTCGTCGGCGGACGCATGCTGGGCAAGCTCGGGGGCGAGGCCGAAGGCGAGGGGCGCAACCTCCTGGGCAGCGCGGAGAAGGACGCTGAAGGCGATGCGGCTTCAACCGCCGAGAGGGGTGGCCAGGAGGTCGACGGCAATGCCGGCGCCACCACGGACGGCGACCCCGTCGACGTGGTCTCGGGCCAGATGCTGACCTGGGACGACGACGTCGTGCTGCCGGGCGTCCTGCCGCTGATCCTGCGCCGCGCCTACGCCTCGAAGTACGACACCGGGCGCCTGTTCGGACCCGGCTGGGCCTCGACGCTCGACCAACGGCTGTCGGTGAACGCCGCCGGGATCCACTTCGTCGGCGACGACGCGCAGACCCTGCACTACGCGCTGCCAAGCGAGCCCGGCGACACGGTCTACCCGCGCGAAGGCGCCCCTTGGCCGCTGGTCTGGGACACCGCGGCCGACGAGATACGTATCAGTGATCCGATACGCGGCTACACATGGCACTTCCCGACAGTGCATTACAGCGAGGACACCGGGCAGATCCGCGACCTCATAGCCATGAGCGACCGGAGCGGCAACCGTGTCGAGTACATCCGTGACGCCCTCGGGACGCCGGTCGAGGTGCGGCACTCGGGCGGCTACCGAGTCGCTGTGGACCTCCGCGAGACGGCATCCGGGCAGCGCATCAGTGCCCTGAGGTTGGTTGGCGATGACGCGGAATCCGCTCTGCTCATCGGATTCGGCTACGACGAACGCGGCCGCCTGAGCCGCGTCATGGACCCCGAGGGCAACTCCCTCCAGTACTCCTGGGACGAGCAGAACCGGATCACCGGCTGGCAGGACCGGCTCGGGATGGACTACCACTACACCTACGACGAGCGCGGCCGCGTCGTCCACGGCCAGGGTAACCACGGGTTCCTGACCGCGTCGTTCGACTACCACGACGAAGAGCGCTTCACCCTCGTCACCGACTCCGACGGGAACGTCACGCGCTACGGCTACGACGAGCGCGGCCGGATCGTGGCGGTCACCGACCCGGCCGGCAACGTCGAACTGCGCGAGCTGGACCGGTATGGGAACCAGCTGTCGGTGGTCGACGAAATGGGACGCGCGACCACCTTCGAACGCGACGGACTCGGGCAGGTTCTCCGCTCGGTCATGGCCGACGGCGCGGAGACCACGACGACGTGGGCCGCACCGGGACTGCCCGAGCAGATCACGGACGCCATCGGAGCGGTATGGCAGTACTCGTATGACGCGATGGGCCGCCTGGCGACGGAGACCGACCCGTTGGGCGCCGTCACGTCCTACGAGTACACCGCGAACGGATATCTGAGCCGGATGACCGATCCGGCTGGGCATGCGATCACCGTCGAGTGCGACGCGGTCGGGTTGCCGGTGCGGGTAATGGACCCCGACGGTTCGGTCACGACCACCACGCGCGACGCGGCAGGACGTATCAGTACTTTGACTGACGGCTCCGGTCGCGTCACGGAACAGCACTACGACTCGCGCGGCAACCTGCTGACGCGCATCATGCCGGACGGCGCGACGTGGACCTTCAGCTACGACCTCGAGAGCAACCTGAGCGGCGAGCAAGCGCCGGACGGCTCGGTGCGTACGTGGCAGTACACGTTCTTGAACACCTTGGTCGGACGCACTGAGGCGGACGGCGCGGCCTATCGCTTCGCGTACGACGGCCAGATGCGGCTGACGACGGTCACCGGACCGACCGGAGCCGCCTGGCGCTACGAGTACAACCCCGTCGGGCATCTCGTGGCTGAGACCGACTTCAACGGCCGGCGCATCGACTACGAGCGGGATGCCGTCGGTCAGATGACCGTCCTGTCGCAGGCCGAGGGCCGGCGGCAGCAGTTCCTCCATGACCCCGTCGGCAGGGTGCTGGCGATGGACGCGGACGGCGACGTCACCCGCTACAGCTTCGACGCTGCAGGGCGCATGATCGCAGCCACGGCGCCGGGAACGGAACTCAGCCGGACGTACGACGCGGTGGGGCGGCTCGTCACGGAGACCGTGGACGGGCACGCCGTGTCGTATCGCTACGACGCGGCGGGCCGTGCCGCCGGACTTCGGCTGTCGCAGGGGCACGAGGCATCGTGGGAGTTTTCGCCGGGCGGCGCGCTTACACGGCTCAGCTCGTCCGGTCACGAGATCGCGTTCACGACGGACGCGGCCGGTCGTGCCACCGGCTGGGTGGCGGATCGCAAGCTGAGCATGACGCGCGGATTCGATGCCGCGGGGCGCTTGGCCGCACAGCGGGTCACGTTC
This window harbors:
- a CDS encoding toxin C-terminal domain-containing protein, with protein sequence MARPTGWDVLGLDGDPTPGVVESVQALAKAFGDFAHDAEAAYHSLNSFGSDATALQWVGQTADAFKGQFGPLPGRLQKLYTSYSEASDALSAYAPQLQAAQTKADTALRQAQDANSNLQRATSNANNAATDLKTAQQSHATTPNPQAVTDAQTAHDTAQTNLNNAKAHMAALAKQANDAYNDRINAAKTCGSALHHAQSDGIHNKHWWEHVGEVLSEVGGEIADIANELAPFLDILALATSWIPGVDVVTAALAEADNIIAIAGTAMKITGDAMQGHWGDALMGAGMLGLQFVGGRMLGKLGGEAEGEGRNLLGSAEKDAEGDAASTAERGGQEVDGNAGATTDGDPVDVVSGQMLTWDDDVVLPGVLPLILRRAYASKYDTGRLFGPGWASTLDQRLSVNAAGIHFVGDDAQTLHYALPSEPGDTVYPREGAPWPLVWDTAADEIRISDPIRGYTWHFPTVHYSEDTGQIRDLIAMSDRSGNRVEYIRDALGTPVEVRHSGGYRVAVDLRETASGQRISALRLVGDDAESALLIGFGYDERGRLSRVMDPEGNSLQYSWDEQNRITGWQDRLGMDYHYTYDERGRVVHGQGNHGFLTASFDYHDEERFTLVTDSDGNVTRYGYDERGRIVAVTDPAGNVELRELDRYGNQLSVVDEMGRATTFERDGLGQVLRSVMADGAETTTTWAAPGLPEQITDAIGAVWQYSYDAMGRLATETDPLGAVTSYEYTANGYLSRMTDPAGHAITVECDAVGLPVRVMDPDGSVTTTTRDAAGRISTLTDGSGRVTEQHYDSRGNLLTRIMPDGATWTFSYDLESNLSGEQAPDGSVRTWQYTFLNTLVGRTEADGAAYRFAYDGQMRLTTVTGPTGAAWRYEYNPVGHLVAETDFNGRRIDYERDAVGQMTVLSQAEGRRQQFLHDPVGRVLAMDADGDVTRYSFDAAGRMIAATAPGTELSRTYDAVGRLVTETVDGHAVSYRYDAAGRAAGLRLSQGHEASWEFSPGGALTRLSSSGHEIAFTTDAAGRATGWVADRKLSMTRGFDAAGRLAAQRVTFGTSALVARDFAYSPTDLLSEIRDVRTGTRRFELTKAGRVAGVQAEGWHESYAYDALGNLASTNSQNSESVVYVHDGTLISSAGRTVYRHDAMGRVVSKTRRLLSGGTKTWDYRWDARNRLVAARTPENVVWTYQYDPLGRRVGKVRLNGDGSVAEQIRFTWDKTRLAAVTAADGTVTTWDYLPDTFTPIAQHTHTPAAGSVDPDVAVTYDVAPVSASEPDFALVVTDPVGTPTELVSADGHVVWQQRRASIWGLPADIVPPDADEFPLRFPGQYHDSETGLHYNLNRYYDPEAAAYLTPDPLGLEPAPNQYGYVGNPLADSDPLGLYPASGNARGGNGSNENVMPKSQADDVAKYLGYKKTKEMSAGKQPIWVNKKAGGGQPKYITYDRTGHSGGIFKGASFEKPFQTTKDTGRDGTYDLDVDGSGNVSGLKWVAK